In Alicyclobacillus macrosporangiidus CPP55, a single window of DNA contains:
- the gap gene encoding type I glyceraldehyde-3-phosphate dehydrogenase: MTIRVGINGFGRIGRNVFRAALKRPEVEIVAVNDLTDAGTLAMLLEYDSVHGRLGAEVRAEEGALIVDGRRIQVLAERDPANLPWAKLGVELVVESTGRFTDKEKAQVHITHGGAKKVIISAPAKNEDITIVMGVNEQAYDPERHHVISNASCTTNCLAPVAKVLDDTFGIVRGLMTTVHSYTNDQQILDLPHKDLRRARAAALSIIPTTTGAAKAVGLVLPHLKGKLNGMAMRVPTPNVSVVDLTAELKRPATVEEINGALQAAAADGLKGILAFTDQPLVSRDFNGDPHSAIVDGLSTMVMDGNLVKVIAWYDNEWGYSNRVVDLAAYIASKLPAAVR; encoded by the coding sequence ATGACAATCCGTGTGGGGATCAACGGTTTCGGGCGCATCGGCCGCAATGTGTTCCGGGCGGCGCTCAAGCGCCCGGAGGTGGAGATCGTGGCGGTCAACGACCTGACGGACGCGGGGACGCTGGCGATGTTGCTGGAGTACGACTCGGTGCACGGCCGCCTCGGCGCCGAGGTCCGGGCGGAGGAGGGGGCGCTCATCGTCGACGGCCGCCGTATCCAGGTGCTGGCCGAGCGCGACCCGGCCAATCTGCCGTGGGCCAAGCTCGGGGTCGAGCTGGTGGTAGAGTCGACCGGGCGCTTCACCGACAAGGAGAAGGCTCAGGTGCACATCACCCACGGCGGCGCGAAGAAGGTCATCATCTCGGCCCCGGCGAAAAATGAGGACATCACCATCGTTATGGGCGTCAACGAGCAGGCGTACGATCCGGAACGCCATCACGTGATCTCCAACGCGTCCTGCACGACCAACTGCTTGGCGCCAGTGGCCAAGGTCCTCGATGACACCTTCGGGATCGTCCGCGGCCTGATGACCACCGTGCACTCGTATACGAACGATCAGCAGATCCTCGATCTGCCGCACAAGGACCTGCGCCGGGCTCGCGCCGCCGCGCTGTCCATCATCCCCACGACGACGGGCGCCGCGAAGGCGGTCGGCCTGGTGCTGCCGCACCTCAAAGGCAAGCTGAACGGCATGGCGATGCGCGTGCCGACGCCAAACGTGTCGGTGGTCGATCTGACGGCGGAGTTGAAGCGCCCGGCGACCGTGGAGGAGATCAACGGCGCGCTGCAGGCGGCTGCAGCGGACGGGCTCAAGGGCATCCTTGCCTTCACTGACCAACCGCTGGTATCGCGGGACTTCAACGGCGACCCGCACTCGGCCATCGTCGACGGCCTGTCCACCATGGTGATGGACGGCAACCTGGTGAAGGTCATCGCCTGGTACGACAACGAGTGGGGCTACTCCAACCGCGTGGTCGATCTCGCGGCCTATATTGCGAGCAAGCTGCCGGCGGCGGTCCGCTGA
- a CDS encoding phosphoglycerate kinase codes for MNKQTVRDVEWKGRRALVRVDFNVPMQDGRITDDTRMRAALPTLLYLLERGAAVILMSHLGRPKGQRVEKYSLEPVAGHLRVLLPEVQIRFASDCVGDEAEQAARGLAPREVLVLENLRFHPEEEKNDPAFAEALARLGDVYVNDAFGAAHRAHASTAGVARYLPAVAGLLMEREIDVMGRALERPERPFTAIIGGAKVSDKIGVIENLLPKVDHLLIGGGMANTFLAVQGHDMGKSLVETEALDTARRLLQAAADRGAQLLLPLDLVVADRFAPDAERRVCAAGEVPPDGMALDIGPETAAKYQEVIRQAKTVIWNGPMGVFEMPAFARGTLAIAEAMAQVQGVTIVGGGDSVAAVEQAGLADRMTHVSTGGGASLEFLEGKTLPGVAALRDKGES; via the coding sequence ATGAACAAACAGACGGTGCGCGATGTCGAGTGGAAGGGCAGACGAGCCCTGGTGCGGGTGGATTTCAATGTGCCGATGCAGGACGGCCGCATCACCGACGACACGCGCATGCGGGCTGCGCTGCCGACGCTGCTCTACCTGCTCGAACGCGGCGCCGCCGTGATCCTGATGAGCCATCTCGGTCGCCCCAAGGGACAGCGGGTGGAGAAGTATTCGCTGGAGCCCGTCGCCGGGCACCTGCGGGTGCTCTTGCCGGAGGTCCAAATCCGCTTCGCATCCGACTGCGTCGGAGATGAGGCGGAGCAGGCCGCCCGGGGCCTCGCGCCCAGGGAGGTGCTCGTGCTGGAGAACCTGCGCTTTCACCCGGAGGAGGAGAAGAACGATCCCGCCTTCGCGGAGGCGCTGGCCCGCCTCGGGGACGTGTACGTGAACGACGCCTTCGGTGCGGCCCACCGGGCCCACGCCTCGACGGCCGGGGTGGCCCGCTACCTCCCGGCGGTGGCCGGGTTGTTGATGGAGCGGGAGATCGACGTGATGGGGCGCGCCCTCGAGCGGCCGGAGCGGCCGTTCACGGCCATCATCGGCGGGGCGAAGGTGTCCGACAAGATCGGCGTGATCGAGAACCTGTTGCCGAAAGTCGACCACCTGCTCATCGGCGGCGGGATGGCGAACACATTCCTCGCGGTCCAGGGACACGATATGGGCAAGTCGCTGGTGGAGACGGAGGCCCTGGACACGGCCCGGCGACTGCTGCAGGCGGCGGCGGACCGCGGGGCGCAGTTGTTGTTGCCGCTTGACCTGGTGGTGGCTGACCGGTTCGCCCCGGATGCGGAGCGCCGCGTATGCGCTGCGGGCGAGGTCCCGCCCGACGGGATGGCCCTCGACATCGGTCCGGAGACCGCGGCGAAGTATCAGGAGGTCATCCGGCAGGCCAAGACGGTGATCTGGAACGGCCCCATGGGGGTGTTCGAGATGCCCGCGTTCGCCCGCGGGACGCTGGCGATCGCGGAGGCGATGGCACAGGTGCAGGGCGTGACCATCGTCGGCGGCGGGGACTCCGTCGCGGCGGTGGAGCAAGCCGGACTCGCGGATCGGATGACGCACGTGTCGACCGGCGGCGGGGCGTCGCTCGAGTTCCTCGAGGGCAAGACCTTGCCTGGGGTCGCCGCGCTGCGCGATAAGGGGGAATCCTGA